From Paenibacillus physcomitrellae, the proteins below share one genomic window:
- a CDS encoding UDP-glucose--hexose-1-phosphate uridylyltransferase, whose protein sequence is MQQHTRETAGEAAGEASGLRAAALEAIERLVQFALQRELIGHYDIDYTRNRLLELFKADEPYLGDIRKETLAGPQELLNILIDYGYEAGLIPENTDTYRDLLDAEIMGRVMPRPSEVIASFKATEQELGIETATSRFVKLCTDANYIRMDRVANNLYWEQPTAFGTMEITINLSKPEKSPAEIAAAKLLPPPVYPKCQLCRENVGYAGRLNHPARQNLRVIPLTLNGEPWFFQYSPYVYYNEHCIVFHHDHVPMKLTKDTFRRLLDFVRQFPHYFIGSNADLPIVGGSILTHDHFQGGKHQFPLEKSPVDAEFQSAQYPGVKLGIVNWPMSVLRLTGADPDVLLEAANDLYELWKGYSDEELGILAHSEVDGASVPHNTVTPIVRRSADGAYEFDVVLRNNRTSDEHPEGIYHPHREMHHIKKENIGLIEVMGLAILPGRLKQELDSIARILSGDEALRLAVSEGRAPELAPHAQWIGSLLGKHGSALKKEQAEIILKDEVGSKFAEILGHAGVYKRTPEGQAGLSRFVTAAGFTQE, encoded by the coding sequence ATGCAGCAGCATACAAGAGAAACGGCAGGAGAAGCAGCAGGAGAAGCGTCGGGCTTGCGGGCAGCCGCCCTTGAAGCAATCGAACGTTTGGTTCAATTTGCCCTCCAGCGCGAGCTGATCGGCCATTATGACATCGACTATACCCGTAACCGGCTTCTCGAGCTGTTTAAGGCAGATGAGCCTTATCTGGGAGATATACGCAAAGAGACCTTGGCAGGGCCGCAGGAACTGCTGAATATCTTGATCGATTACGGTTATGAGGCCGGTCTGATCCCGGAGAATACGGATACGTACCGCGACCTGCTGGATGCGGAGATTATGGGCCGCGTGATGCCGCGTCCTTCCGAGGTTATTGCTTCGTTTAAAGCAACGGAACAGGAGCTTGGCATAGAGACGGCAACGAGCCGTTTCGTGAAGCTTTGCACGGACGCCAACTATATCCGGATGGATCGGGTGGCCAATAATTTGTATTGGGAACAGCCTACAGCCTTCGGGACGATGGAGATTACGATCAATTTATCCAAGCCGGAGAAATCGCCGGCCGAAATCGCAGCTGCCAAGCTGCTTCCTCCACCGGTATATCCAAAGTGCCAGCTGTGCCGGGAGAACGTCGGCTACGCAGGCCGGCTGAATCATCCGGCCCGGCAGAATCTGCGGGTGATCCCGCTCACGCTGAACGGGGAGCCTTGGTTTTTCCAGTATTCTCCGTATGTTTATTACAATGAGCACTGCATCGTGTTCCATCACGATCATGTGCCGATGAAATTAACGAAGGATACCTTTCGCAGACTGCTGGACTTCGTGCGGCAGTTCCCGCATTATTTCATCGGCTCGAATGCGGACCTGCCGATCGTAGGCGGTTCGATTCTGACGCATGACCATTTCCAGGGCGGGAAACATCAATTCCCGCTGGAGAAGTCGCCGGTTGACGCCGAATTCCAATCGGCGCAGTATCCGGGTGTGAAGCTCGGCATCGTCAATTGGCCGATGAGCGTACTCCGGCTTACCGGAGCCGATCCGGATGTGCTGCTTGAAGCGGCCAATGATCTGTATGAGCTGTGGAAGGGCTACAGCGATGAAGAGCTGGGCATCCTGGCGCATTCAGAGGTGGACGGAGCGTCCGTTCCGCATAATACGGTTACGCCAATCGTAAGACGCAGTGCGGACGGCGCTTATGAGTTTGATGTGGTGCTGCGCAACAACCGGACCAGCGATGAGCATCCGGAGGGCATTTACCATCCGCACCGTGAGATGCACCACATCAAGAAAGAGAATATCGGCCTGATCGAAGTAATGGGCCTTGCGATTTTGCCAGGACGCCTGAAACAGGAGCTCGACAGCATCGCCCGCATTTTGTCCGGGGATGAAGCGCTTCGCTTGGCTGTCTCCGAAGGCCGTGCGCCAGAGCTTGCGCCGCATGCGCAGTGGATCGGTTCCCTGCTGGGCAAACACGGTTCCGCTTTAAAGAAGGAACAGGCAGAGATCATTTTGAAAGACGAAGTAGGCAGCAAATTTGCGGAAATTCTTGGTCATGCCGGGGTTTACAAACGGACGCCGGAAGGTCAGGCCGGCTTAAGCCGTTTCGTGACAGCAGCGGGTTTTACGCAGGAATAA
- a CDS encoding protease, giving the protein MEGLYLGCLVGGVLFTLASVLVGDLLGQWLDGMFDFLSVDFLKPIVLAGGVTGFGGAGILLDRYSGLGRTAELVLAICIALMLCALVYFAYVAPAERSENSTGYSEKELPGQIGEVSIPVPAQGYGEVMVRGVGGNSLHIAASWEHREIAAGVQVVIVDWRDGVVYVSEFDEGKGEGFI; this is encoded by the coding sequence ATGGAGGGATTGTATTTAGGGTGCTTGGTCGGCGGTGTTTTGTTTACGCTTGCAAGCGTGCTGGTCGGGGATTTGCTCGGCCAATGGCTGGACGGCATGTTCGACTTCTTATCCGTTGATTTTCTGAAGCCGATTGTACTTGCAGGCGGGGTAACCGGGTTTGGCGGTGCCGGCATTTTGCTGGATCGCTATTCCGGGCTTGGGCGGACGGCCGAGCTGGTGCTGGCCATCTGTATTGCACTGATGCTCTGCGCCTTGGTTTATTTCGCTTATGTCGCACCTGCGGAAAGGAGCGAGAACTCAACCGGATATTCCGAGAAGGAGCTTCCTGGTCAAATCGGGGAGGTCAGCATTCCGGTTCCGGCTCAAGGCTACGGCGAAGTTATGGTCAGAGGGGTGGGCGGTAATTCCCTGCATATTGCGGCAAGCTGGGAGCACCGGGAGATCGCGGCCGGCGTCCAAGTCGTGATCGTCGATTGGCGTGACGGCGTTGTGTATGTATCCGAATTCGATGAGGGTAAAGGAGAGGGTTTCATTTGA
- a CDS encoding iron-containing alcohol dehydrogenase → METFAFQNPTKLIFGKNTTEALKTELPKYGNKVLLVYGGGSIKRTGLYDQVIGYLKEIGAQVTELAGVEPNPRLTTVHKGVELCRQNNIDIILAVGGGSVIDCSKAIAAGSTYDGDVWDILTRKATVQAALPLAVVLTMAATGSEMNGGSVISNTETEEKLSFGSPFTYPAFSILDPQNTFSLPKDQTVYGMVDMMSHVLEHYFHLEENTPVQDGFCETLLRTVIETGPKLINDLENYELRESIMYVGTLALNGMVSMGFRGDWATHNIEHAVSAVYDIPHGGGLAILFPNWMKYNLHVKPERFKKLAVNVFGIDANGKTDTQVGEEGIGALRAFWNSIGAPSRLADYDIDDSKLELMAEKTVKFGPFGNFAKLDKEDVLEIYRLSL, encoded by the coding sequence ATGGAAACATTCGCATTTCAAAATCCGACCAAGCTTATTTTCGGTAAAAATACAACGGAGGCTCTGAAAACCGAGCTCCCTAAATACGGCAACAAGGTGCTGCTGGTATACGGCGGCGGCAGCATTAAACGGACAGGACTGTACGATCAGGTCATAGGCTACCTGAAGGAAATCGGCGCACAGGTCACTGAACTTGCCGGTGTAGAACCTAACCCTCGCTTAACGACCGTACATAAAGGCGTCGAGCTGTGCAGACAAAATAACATCGACATCATTTTGGCCGTGGGCGGCGGCAGCGTTATCGACTGCTCTAAAGCGATTGCGGCCGGCTCCACATATGACGGAGACGTTTGGGATATTCTTACCCGCAAGGCAACCGTTCAAGCGGCTCTTCCGCTGGCTGTCGTTTTGACTATGGCGGCTACCGGTTCCGAAATGAACGGAGGTTCCGTTATTTCCAATACCGAAACCGAAGAGAAGCTGAGCTTCGGCAGCCCGTTCACTTATCCTGCATTTTCGATCCTTGATCCTCAGAATACGTTCTCGCTGCCTAAGGACCAGACGGTTTACGGCATGGTAGACATGATGTCCCACGTGCTCGAGCACTATTTCCATCTGGAGGAAAACACACCGGTTCAGGACGGTTTCTGCGAAACACTGCTTCGTACCGTAATTGAAACGGGTCCAAAACTAATTAACGATCTGGAGAACTACGAGCTGCGCGAAAGCATCATGTACGTGGGTACGCTTGCTTTGAATGGCATGGTTTCGATGGGCTTCCGCGGCGACTGGGCTACCCATAACATTGAACATGCCGTTTCGGCAGTCTATGACATTCCGCACGGCGGAGGTTTAGCTATCCTGTTTCCGAACTGGATGAAATACAATCTGCACGTGAAGCCGGAAAGATTCAAGAAATTGGCGGTTAACGTCTTTGGCATTGATGCCAATGGTAAAACCGATACCCAGGTCGGCGAGGAAGGCATTGGCGCGCTGCGCGCCTTCTGGAACTCGATCGGAGCGCCTAGCCGCCTGGCCGATTATGATATCGACGACAGCAAGCTGGAGCTGATGGCCGAGAAGACGGTCAAATTTGGTCCGTTCGGCAATTTTGCCAAATTGGATAAAGAAGATGTATTGGAAATCTACCGTCTTTCCTTGTAA
- a CDS encoding flotillin family protein translates to MNFDFPDYLTIPGIVVLVLIVLGIAFWARYKTVSPDEAMIVTGSFLGRKNISEDDSGRKIKIVRGGGAFIWPIFQQKELLSLLSHKLDVTTPEVYTEQGVPVLADGVAIIKIGGSVEDVATAAEQFLGKPVEALKGEAQEVLEGHLRSILGSMTVEEVYRNRDRFAQEVQGVAARDLKKMGLQIVSFTIKDVRDKHGYLDALGKPRIAAVKRDADIAEAEAVRDSRIQKARAEEEGQKAELLRDTNIAEAAKEKELKVASFKRDQDTAKAEADQAYHIQEARAKQTMVEEQMKVELVRKEREIDLQEKEILVRQKQYDAEVKKKADADRYAVEQAAEADKARKMREADALQYSIETQAKASAEQKRLEGLAIADAERAKGTADAEIIRLRGLAEAEAKEKLAEAFQKFGEAAILDIVVKMLPELAGKIAAPISGIDKLTVVDTGKGEGAARVSNYVTELMATAPEMLRSVSGIELNSLIQGLTQKIGAPAASSAASPAAEAAAASDSLPKV, encoded by the coding sequence TTGAACTTTGATTTTCCGGATTATTTAACGATTCCAGGTATTGTTGTTCTTGTTCTGATTGTATTGGGCATTGCTTTCTGGGCCCGTTACAAGACGGTCAGTCCCGATGAAGCGATGATCGTCACCGGTTCTTTTCTGGGCCGGAAGAATATCTCCGAAGACGATTCAGGCCGCAAAATCAAGATTGTACGCGGCGGCGGTGCGTTTATATGGCCGATTTTCCAGCAGAAAGAGCTTTTGTCGCTCCTGTCCCACAAGCTGGATGTCACAACGCCGGAGGTTTATACGGAGCAAGGGGTTCCCGTGCTGGCAGACGGTGTAGCCATTATTAAAATAGGCGGTTCCGTTGAGGATGTGGCTACAGCTGCGGAACAATTTCTTGGCAAACCTGTAGAGGCCTTGAAAGGGGAAGCCCAAGAGGTGCTAGAAGGTCACTTGCGCTCAATTCTCGGTTCGATGACCGTGGAAGAGGTTTACCGCAACCGCGACCGATTCGCTCAGGAGGTTCAGGGCGTGGCGGCCCGTGATTTGAAGAAAATGGGCCTGCAGATCGTTTCCTTTACGATCAAGGACGTCCGCGACAAACATGGTTATTTGGATGCGCTAGGTAAACCGCGTATTGCCGCCGTCAAACGGGATGCGGACATTGCGGAAGCGGAGGCTGTCCGGGATTCCCGGATTCAGAAAGCCCGCGCCGAAGAAGAAGGCCAGAAGGCCGAGCTGCTGCGGGATACGAATATAGCGGAAGCGGCGAAGGAGAAAGAACTGAAGGTCGCTTCGTTTAAACGGGATCAGGATACGGCAAAAGCGGAAGCGGACCAAGCCTATCATATCCAGGAAGCCCGGGCGAAGCAGACGATGGTTGAAGAGCAGATGAAGGTTGAGCTTGTCCGCAAGGAACGGGAGATTGACCTGCAGGAAAAAGAAATCCTCGTTCGTCAGAAGCAGTACGACGCCGAGGTGAAGAAGAAAGCCGATGCTGACCGCTATGCGGTAGAGCAGGCGGCGGAGGCGGATAAAGCTCGCAAAATGCGCGAGGCTGACGCCCTGCAGTATTCGATTGAAACTCAGGCAAAAGCATCGGCCGAGCAGAAACGCCTTGAAGGTCTGGCGATTGCTGATGCGGAGCGGGCCAAAGGTACAGCTGACGCTGAAATCATCCGCCTGCGCGGCCTTGCGGAAGCCGAAGCGAAAGAGAAGCTGGCCGAGGCGTTCCAGAAATTCGGCGAAGCGGCTATCCTTGATATTGTCGTGAAAATGCTGCCCGAACTGGCCGGTAAAATCGCCGCTCCAATCTCTGGCATCGATAAGCTGACGGTTGTGGATACCGGAAAAGGCGAAGGAGCTGCACGCGTCAGCAACTATGTAACCGAGCTGATGGCGACCGCTCCGGAGATGCTGAGAAGTGTATCCGGCATCGAATTGAATTCGCTGATCCAGGGTCTGACCCAGAAGATCGGCGCACCTGCCGCCTCATCTGCTGCTTCACCGGCTGCAGAAGCAGCGGCGGCTTCCGATTCTTTGCCGAAAGTATGA
- the ptsG gene encoding glucose-specific PTS transporter subunit IIBC, with translation MFKRFFGVLQRVGKALMLPVAILPAAGLLLGIGNMLVNPDFLQYVPALNAHWIQTLANILMNSGQVVFDNLSLLFAVGVAVGLAGGEGVAGLAAIVGYLVMNITMGTVMGVNDYVLSLNDPAYARVLGIPTLVTGVFGGIIVGVLAATMYNKYFKIELPSYLGFFAGKRFVPIMTAVWALVVGIIMSFVWPPIQDGLNYVSHSMIDTNLTLSAFIFGVIERSLIPFGLHHIFYSPFWFEFGEYTNKAGEIIRGDQHIFMAQLRDGVPFTAGTFTTGKFPFMMFGLPAAALAMYHEAKPENKKIVGGLMLSGALTSFLTGITEPLEFSFLFVAPLLFAVHAVFAGLSFMLMQLLSVKIGMTFSGGFIDFMLFGVIPNRTNWWWVLIIGACFAVVYYFGFRFVIRMFNLKTPGREDAAVDADKDGAASGSVSTDDLPYNILTAFGGPTNIKHLDACITRLRIEVNDKANVNKDRLKQLGASGVLEVGNNVQAIFGTRSDTIKSQIADIMSGKTPVPAPAAAPMKAEEKPAVIEQEAAQDGDALVKEDIVAPANGELMDITQVPDPVFSEKMTGDGFAILPSDGTICSPVYGKVFNVFPSKHAIGIMSDGGKEVLVHIGVNTVKLKGQGFEVLVNEGDLVAAGQPIMKVDLEYVKANAPSIISPIIFSNLPEGAVVTVNKKGEVKSGEADIITIK, from the coding sequence ATGTTTAAACGTTTCTTTGGCGTTCTGCAAAGAGTCGGTAAAGCGCTAATGCTTCCGGTAGCGATTCTGCCGGCAGCCGGTTTGCTTTTGGGCATCGGGAACATGCTGGTTAACCCGGATTTCCTGCAGTATGTGCCTGCTCTGAACGCTCACTGGATTCAAACCTTGGCCAACATCCTGATGAACTCGGGACAGGTCGTCTTCGATAATCTCTCCCTGCTGTTTGCCGTCGGCGTAGCCGTAGGTTTGGCTGGAGGCGAGGGCGTAGCGGGTCTGGCAGCCATTGTTGGTTACCTCGTTATGAACATTACGATGGGTACCGTGATGGGTGTCAACGACTATGTATTGTCTCTTAACGATCCGGCTTATGCACGGGTGCTGGGTATTCCTACTCTGGTTACCGGGGTATTCGGCGGTATTATCGTCGGTGTGCTTGCTGCTACCATGTATAACAAGTACTTTAAGATCGAGCTTCCTTCCTACCTCGGTTTCTTCGCAGGCAAACGTTTCGTGCCGATTATGACCGCTGTGTGGGCTCTCGTAGTCGGGATCATCATGTCCTTTGTATGGCCTCCGATTCAGGACGGCCTGAACTATGTATCTCACAGTATGATCGATACGAACCTGACGTTGTCAGCGTTTATTTTCGGGGTCATCGAACGTTCCCTGATTCCGTTTGGTCTGCACCATATCTTCTATTCGCCGTTCTGGTTCGAATTTGGCGAATATACGAACAAAGCGGGGGAAATTATCCGCGGCGACCAGCACATCTTTATGGCTCAGCTGCGTGACGGCGTTCCGTTTACAGCGGGTACTTTTACAACCGGTAAATTCCCGTTCATGATGTTTGGTCTTCCGGCTGCTGCGCTGGCCATGTACCACGAAGCCAAACCGGAAAACAAAAAAATCGTTGGCGGTCTGATGTTGTCCGGTGCCTTGACTTCGTTCCTGACAGGGATCACCGAACCGCTTGAGTTCTCGTTCCTGTTCGTAGCTCCACTGCTGTTTGCGGTGCATGCTGTGTTTGCCGGTTTGTCCTTTATGCTGATGCAGCTTCTCAGCGTTAAGATCGGTATGACCTTCTCCGGCGGCTTTATCGACTTTATGCTGTTCGGGGTGATTCCTAACCGGACTAACTGGTGGTGGGTCCTCATTATCGGTGCCTGCTTCGCGGTTGTTTATTACTTCGGATTCCGTTTTGTCATCCGCATGTTCAACCTCAAAACACCTGGACGTGAAGACGCCGCGGTGGATGCGGATAAGGACGGAGCAGCATCGGGATCTGTCTCGACGGACGATCTGCCGTATAACATCCTGACGGCATTCGGCGGTCCAACAAACATCAAACATTTGGACGCATGTATTACTCGTCTTCGGATTGAAGTTAACGACAAAGCCAATGTTAATAAAGACCGTCTGAAACAGCTCGGTGCTTCCGGCGTGCTTGAGGTCGGCAACAACGTGCAGGCGATATTCGGTACCCGTTCCGATACGATCAAGTCGCAAATCGCAGATATCATGAGCGGTAAAACGCCTGTTCCTGCTCCAGCTGCTGCTCCGATGAAGGCCGAAGAGAAACCGGCTGTAATTGAGCAGGAAGCAGCTCAAGATGGAGATGCGCTGGTTAAAGAAGATATCGTCGCTCCGGCCAACGGGGAATTGATGGATATCACGCAAGTGCCGGATCCTGTCTTCTCTGAGAAGATGACGGGGGACGGTTTCGCGATCCTGCCTAGCGACGGAACGATCTGCTCGCCGGTTTACGGTAAAGTGTTTAACGTATTCCCGAGCAAACACGCCATCGGCATCATGTCAGACGGAGGCAAGGAAGTCCTTGTCCATATCGGCGTGAATACGGTGAAGCTGAAAGGCCAAGGCT
- the glcT gene encoding glucose PTS transporter transcription antiterminator GlcT — MNGLQVAKVLNNNVIIANHPEHGEVVVIGKGIGFNRKPREMIANEAVEKLFILRNAAEQEQYKQLALEVDEKLIEVLNEILLYVAKHSQTPLNEHIHIALTDHIAFAIKRAEQDIAIHNPFLFETKEIYPEEYRLAEYAINMIRDKMGVDLGQDEIGFVALHIHSAMTNQHITEVKAYSQLIADMVDMIEQQMNFSIVRHSLDYARLLTHLRFAIERIRRGEKVHELGKLEEVLKDEYPELYDLAWKLTKVMEKRLHKPVYQAEISYLTMHLNRIVPRHVI; from the coding sequence GTGAACGGCCTTCAGGTGGCTAAAGTGCTGAACAATAATGTGATCATTGCTAATCATCCCGAGCACGGAGAAGTTGTTGTCATCGGCAAAGGTATCGGCTTTAACCGCAAGCCCCGTGAAATGATCGCGAATGAAGCGGTGGAGAAGCTGTTCATTTTGAGAAATGCAGCCGAGCAGGAGCAGTATAAGCAGCTGGCACTCGAAGTGGATGAGAAGCTGATCGAGGTCTTGAACGAAATTTTGCTTTATGTCGCGAAACACAGCCAAACTCCGCTGAATGAACATATCCATATCGCATTGACCGATCATATCGCTTTTGCTATTAAAAGAGCGGAACAGGACATTGCTATTCATAATCCTTTCTTGTTTGAGACGAAGGAAATTTATCCGGAGGAATATCGGCTGGCAGAATACGCTATCAATATGATTCGGGACAAAATGGGGGTCGATCTCGGCCAGGATGAAATCGGTTTTGTCGCTCTGCATATTCATAGCGCTATGACGAACCAGCATATCACGGAAGTTAAAGCGTATTCGCAGCTGATTGCGGATATGGTGGATATGATCGAGCAGCAGATGAATTTTTCAATTGTGCGCCATTCTCTAGATTATGCTCGTCTTCTGACGCATTTGCGTTTTGCGATCGAACGGATCCGGCGGGGGGAAAAGGTTCATGAGCTTGGCAAGCTGGAGGAAGTCCTGAAGGACGAATATCCGGAGCTTTACGATTTGGCCTGGAAGCTGACGAAGGTGATGGAGAAGCGGCTGCACAAGCCGGTTTACCAAGCGGAGATCAGTTACTTGACGATGCATTTAAATCGAATTGTTCCACGCCATGTAATTTAA